A window from Synechococcus sp. RSCCF101 encodes these proteins:
- a CDS encoding acylphosphatase: MEHGNDPRQLDPSPLGWLPDDPLTTQPRRKTLQGGRELRTNEPRTGEIIERWRLVVEGSVQGVGYREACRGRARELSLSGWVRNTTTGAVQIEAEGRIGSLSDLRIWCEHGPSSARVTQVTSHQIPLTGDDWFEIRR, from the coding sequence ATGGAGCACGGCAACGATCCACGCCAGCTGGACCCATCTCCACTGGGCTGGCTGCCCGATGATCCCCTCACGACTCAGCCGCGCCGCAAGACGCTTCAGGGCGGCCGCGAGCTGAGAACCAATGAGCCCCGCACCGGCGAGATCATCGAGCGCTGGCGGCTGGTGGTGGAGGGCAGTGTCCAGGGTGTGGGCTACCGGGAGGCCTGCCGCGGGCGGGCGCGGGAGCTGTCGCTGAGCGGCTGGGTGCGCAACACCACCACCGGAGCGGTGCAGATCGAGGCGGAGGGCCGGATCGGCAGCCTCAGTGATCTGCGCATCTGGTGCGAGCACGGGCCCAGCTCGGCCCGGGTCACCCAGGTGACGAGTCACCAGATCCCGCTCACCGGCGACGACTGGTTCGAGATCCGCCGCTGA